In Oceaniferula flava, the genomic window AGTTCCGAGCGCATTGTCGGGTCCGACCGCTACCCGTTCGACGGCGGCGAAATCGACTTTTCCAGACGCGAGGTGAGTTTGGAAAATGGCGACCGCAAAGAGCTCTCCGAGCGCGAATCCGATCTCATGCGCTACCTCATCGCCAATTCCGGTCGTGCCGTCGCCCGCGATGAGCTGCTCAGGCAGGTGTGGCGGATCGACCCAAAAAATATCGAAACCCGCACCATCGACATGCACGTCGCCCATCTGCGCGAAAAGCTGGGGCCGACTGGTGCTAATGTGTTAGTGACGGTGCGGGGGAAAGGCTATCGCGTAGGTTAAGACCATGAACAAACCTTGGATCATCTGGAGCTTGTCCGCGCTGTGTGCCATTTTGGTGTTCGGTGCCATGGGCCTGATCACACGGCATACGCTCGGGTTGGAAAAAGAGCGGGCCCATGCGGAGGCGAGGGCTGAGTTAGAGGAACGAATCAGACTATCATTATGGCGCATGGACACCGCCGCTGCCGGGATTTTAGCCGAGGAAAACAATCGACCGGCCTGGCATTTTCGCGATGTCGACTTACGCAAAACCACCCGGCTGACCCCTCTGAATCTCGACGTGCCGGAGAACATCAAACTTCATTTTGAGGTCAAACAAGGGCAGGTCAGCTCGCCTCAGCTCAACGGCTGGACGCAGCCGGGGAGCCAGTGGGATGCGCAACTCAGTCCGGTGCAGCAGGGGGTGAAGCTCACTCAGCAGCAGCAAAACAATTGGCGCACGCTGCAAGGCTTGCTCCAGAACGATGGCACGTTCCAAGGTTGGCAGGCCAAGCGCAACCATCAGAGCCAACTGACGGATGATAATCTCGGCGTGATTTCAGCCATCGCCCGGCGCGATCCAGCCAAGGACGCACTGATCGAGCCTGCGAAGCCGAGCCAGGAGGTGGTGGAGGCCGTGCAGCAGAGAAAAGGGGAATCGTCTGCCGCCGTGAGGTCGTCGGTGGCCTATCAGAACAATTACAACGTCGCGGAAAAAAGCAAACGCCAGGAGATCGTGAAAAAATCCGTGGACAATCGCGCTATGCAACAGAAGGCGTGGTCGGGCGGAGCGAAAATGAAAAAGTCTTCGACGAAAACCGCTCCGTCGGTTCAAGCACCGGCAGCCGCGTTGGCAGAAGCCGGCGATGCCGAGATTGGCAAGAAGTTGGCGGAATCTCAGGAGCTCTTGGCAGGGCCACATATCTCGTCGTTGCGCCCCATCTGGCTGGCGGGTGAATTGCTCTTGGTGCGCGATGTGCAAGACCAGTCGGGCCGACGTGTGCAGGGGGTTTGGCTGGATGCGGAAGCGTTGAAAGAGACGCTCTTGAGGAACATCCGGGATCTGCTTCCCAATGCCGAGCTGGAACCTGTTAGGAAAAGTTTGCGCGTGATGTTAGGCGAAGAGCCCGACCCCAACGAGCAGGATCCCATGGTGATGGCCGCCCTGCCGTGGCGACTC contains:
- a CDS encoding sensor histidine kinase — protein: MNKPWIIWSLSALCAILVFGAMGLITRHTLGLEKERAHAEARAELEERIRLSLWRMDTAAAGILAEENNRPAWHFRDVDLRKTTRLTPLNLDVPENIKLHFEVKQGQVSSPQLNGWTQPGSQWDAQLSPVQQGVKLTQQQQNNWRTLQGLLQNDGTFQGWQAKRNHQSQLTDDNLGVISAIARRDPAKDALIEPAKPSQEVVEAVQQRKGESSAAVRSSVAYQNNYNVAEKSKRQEIVKKSVDNRAMQQKAWSGGAKMKKSSTKTAPSVQAPAAALAEAGDAEIGKKLAESQELLAGPHISSLRPIWLAGELLLVRDVQDQSGRRVQGVWLDAEALKETLLRNIRDLLPNAELEPVRKSLRVMLGEEPDPNEQDPMVMAALPWRLIPGEMAVVEPVGWTPMRKTLGVAWIGALFAALAAVILLRGVVKLSERRASFVSSVTHELRTPLTTFSLYSDMLAEGMVQDETKQREYLQTLRKESSRLTHLVENVLAYSRIERGSARARVENVRVSALIDRICERLRQRAEEACMELHCEVSPEVAAREIQVDTTAVEQILFNLVDNASKYASGKDDGKVIELRALETRQGIAFQVCDQGPGVPKSEQRKLFRAFHKSAQEAAHTKPGVGLGLALCRRLARALGGDLRIVDQEKGACFELRLRV